The following coding sequences are from one Polynucleobacter sp. JS-JIR-II-50 window:
- a CDS encoding GntR family transcriptional regulator produces the protein MNLPVASFSPLYEQIKAMILASLQAAEWLPGMAIPSEMELAARYAVSQGTVRKAIDELAAQNLLVRRQGKGTFVATHQEDDWQYRFLRLAPDSGEKFHLTNQFLTCEKTKASAYVAELLKLKAGDPIIHIDRIQSFAGKPIVFEEIFLPGSRFKGLDLEVLNAWHGPMYAFYEGQYATHMVRAEEKIKAVAADQMLAKHLHLEEGAPLLSVERVAFTYGNKPVEIRHARYDTSEQHYENKLN, from the coding sequence GTGAATTTGCCTGTTGCCTCATTTAGCCCTCTGTACGAGCAGATCAAGGCGATGATTTTGGCTAGTTTGCAAGCCGCGGAATGGCTTCCGGGGATGGCTATTCCCAGTGAAATGGAGCTTGCCGCCCGTTATGCCGTGAGTCAAGGCACTGTCCGCAAAGCCATTGATGAGCTGGCCGCCCAAAATTTACTGGTTCGCCGCCAAGGGAAGGGCACCTTTGTCGCCACCCACCAAGAAGACGACTGGCAGTATCGTTTTTTACGCTTAGCCCCGGATTCTGGTGAGAAATTTCACCTAACCAACCAATTTTTGACCTGTGAAAAGACTAAAGCTAGCGCTTACGTGGCCGAATTGCTTAAATTAAAGGCAGGCGACCCCATTATTCACATTGACCGAATTCAGAGTTTTGCGGGTAAACCCATTGTTTTTGAAGAGATATTTCTACCTGGCTCTCGTTTTAAGGGTTTAGACCTTGAGGTCCTTAATGCTTGGCATGGTCCCATGTATGCCTTTTATGAGGGGCAATATGCCACTCATATGGTGCGGGCGGAAGAAAAAATTAAGGCTGTAGCTGCTGATCAAATGCTGGCAAAGCACCTTCACCTGGAAGAGGGCGCGCCACTCCTTTCTGTAGAGCGGGTGGCTTTCACCTACGGGAATAAACCAGTAGAAATTCGTCACGCTAGATACGACACTTCAGAGCAGCATTACGAAAACAAATTGAACTAA
- a CDS encoding DUF2863 family protein yields the protein MAVHRTKASQRNSPEVEKMVADAISLAASGSQIEDRFWEERLNVRLMRLLKSQNQNVIDAALDQTFRINTVAFEVLADIAETLAESLRVEHEGREWDVLLLAMPIVAHTRYQIPSGPLPANIIESTAQALHSAIASTDTRIAIVPWLYSIDQMPHSHCQTRVLTEALATAAISGKDVKLELRNMSETIAVLADPRFIIAALSAPSGSPIFRWQAEPPARQERGVSLIGWQTAMQEPIASLLPGCEFELLLPEAYFTNCRLADKHVRPLSIRAAVNFLESTLGILPAGLSCVVGAFGEEQADEYRISFSVKGSSEVMYGVIWPLYDRESVASDALNDLSDDESPIKKICDALHDAGVEDVFRHAMLFDPELCDDCGAPLFPDRSGEAVHAEMPDDAPSQQPLFH from the coding sequence ATGGCCGTGCATCGCACTAAAGCATCGCAACGGAATTCTCCAGAAGTGGAGAAGATGGTAGCTGACGCTATTTCTTTGGCCGCATCTGGCAGTCAGATCGAGGATCGCTTCTGGGAAGAGCGCCTGAACGTGCGCTTAATGCGCTTGCTCAAAAGTCAAAATCAAAACGTGATTGATGCCGCCCTAGATCAAACCTTTCGCATCAATACGGTAGCCTTTGAAGTGCTTGCTGACATAGCCGAAACCTTGGCTGAGTCTTTGAGGGTTGAGCATGAAGGGCGGGAGTGGGATGTGTTGTTACTAGCTATGCCTATCGTTGCGCATACTCGTTATCAGATTCCATCTGGCCCATTGCCTGCCAATATTATTGAGTCAACTGCTCAGGCCCTACATAGCGCGATTGCTTCAACTGACACGCGCATTGCCATTGTTCCTTGGCTTTACAGCATTGATCAAATGCCGCATTCCCATTGTCAAACGCGCGTACTGACTGAAGCATTGGCAACCGCGGCAATCTCCGGAAAAGATGTCAAGCTTGAGTTGCGTAATATGTCGGAAACGATTGCCGTATTAGCAGATCCGCGTTTTATTATTGCCGCCTTAAGTGCGCCGAGCGGCTCCCCCATTTTCCGTTGGCAGGCTGAGCCACCAGCTCGCCAAGAGCGGGGTGTGAGTTTGATTGGTTGGCAAACTGCAATGCAGGAGCCGATTGCATCTCTACTCCCTGGTTGTGAGTTCGAGCTGCTCTTACCAGAGGCGTATTTCACAAACTGCCGTTTGGCTGATAAGCATGTGCGACCTTTGAGTATTCGCGCAGCAGTCAATTTCTTGGAAAGTACTCTCGGAATTCTGCCGGCTGGCTTATCTTGTGTGGTCGGCGCCTTTGGTGAAGAGCAGGCGGATGAGTATCGAATTTCGTTCAGTGTAAAAGGTTCATCCGAAGTAATGTATGGGGTAATCTGGCCGCTGTATGACAGGGAAAGCGTAGCAAGCGACGCTTTAAATGACCTGTCAGATGATGAGAGTCCAATTAAGAAGATTTGTGATGCCTTGCATGACGCAGGAGTAGAGGATGTATTCCGTCACGCAATGCTATTTGATCCAGAACTCTGTGATGACTGTGGGGCGCCTTTATTCCCAGATCGCTCAGGCGAGGCGGTGCATGCTGAAATGCCCGACGATGCGCCATCACAGCAACCTTTGTTTCACTAG
- the sdhC gene encoding succinate dehydrogenase, cytochrome b556 subunit has protein sequence MVDSQQNVKKDRPVYRNIGLAQLIKYRLPWAGKVSILHRISGAAMFLLLPFILYLFDQSLASELSYQKFQAFTGNILVKIICLGLIWSFLHHFCAGIRYLLLDLEIGVEKSEANRSAIFVLFLGLALTAVVGLKLFGVY, from the coding sequence ATGGTTGATTCACAGCAAAATGTAAAAAAAGATAGACCGGTTTACCGAAATATTGGTCTTGCCCAGTTGATTAAATACCGCCTTCCTTGGGCCGGCAAAGTCTCCATTCTTCATCGTATTAGCGGGGCAGCGATGTTCCTCTTGTTGCCATTTATTTTGTATCTCTTCGATCAGAGCCTTGCGTCTGAGCTGAGCTACCAAAAATTCCAAGCTTTCACCGGCAACATTTTGGTCAAGATTATTTGCCTCGGCTTGATCTGGTCTTTCTTGCACCACTTCTGTGCTGGTATTCGCTACCTTTTGCTCGATTTAGAAATCGGCGTTGAGAAGTCTGAAGCAAATCGTTCGGCCATTTTTGTTTTGTTCCTCGGCTTGGCTTTGACTGCTGTAGTGGGTCTCAAATTATTCGGCGTGTACTAA
- a CDS encoding malate dehydrogenase, which produces MAKAPMRVAVTGAAGQIGYSLLFRIANGDLLGKDQPVILQLLEIPDEKAQKALTGVMMELEDCAFPLLAGMSAHSDPMTAFKDIDVALLVGARPRGPGMERKDLLSANAQIFTAQGKALNAVAKKTVKVLVVGNPANTNAYIAMKSAPDIPAKNFTAMLRLDHNRALSQLASKLNKPVADIEKLVVWGNHSPTMYPDYRFATIDGKSVKDSINDAAWNKDVFIPTVGKRGAAIIEARGLSSAASAANAAIDHIHDWVLGTNGKWVTMGIPSKGEYDIPAEVIYGFPVVCENGEYKMIEGLEIDAFSRERMNHTLNELLEEQAGVKHLLS; this is translated from the coding sequence ATGGCAAAAGCCCCAATGCGTGTCGCTGTAACCGGTGCAGCCGGTCAAATCGGATATTCCCTTCTATTCCGCATCGCCAATGGCGACCTGCTGGGCAAAGATCAGCCCGTCATACTGCAATTGCTTGAGATTCCCGATGAAAAAGCTCAAAAAGCCTTAACTGGCGTCATGATGGAGTTGGAAGACTGCGCATTCCCGCTATTGGCAGGCATGTCAGCGCACTCTGACCCAATGACTGCTTTTAAAGATATCGATGTTGCCCTTTTAGTTGGCGCACGTCCACGTGGTCCTGGCATGGAGCGTAAAGACTTGCTCTCCGCTAACGCACAAATTTTCACAGCTCAAGGCAAAGCATTAAATGCAGTTGCTAAGAAGACTGTAAAAGTATTGGTTGTTGGTAACCCAGCCAATACCAATGCGTACATCGCCATGAAATCTGCTCCAGATATTCCTGCGAAGAATTTCACAGCAATGTTGCGCCTTGATCACAACCGCGCCCTCTCACAATTGGCTAGCAAGTTGAACAAGCCAGTAGCTGATATTGAGAAATTGGTTGTATGGGGCAACCACAGCCCAACAATGTATCCAGACTATCGCTTTGCAACGATCGATGGCAAGTCAGTCAAAGACTCTATCAACGATGCAGCTTGGAACAAAGATGTATTTATTCCTACTGTTGGTAAGCGTGGTGCAGCCATCATTGAAGCGCGTGGCCTGTCTTCTGCAGCTTCTGCAGCGAATGCGGCTATTGATCACATTCATGATTGGGTTCTCGGCACTAACGGTAAGTGGGTAACGATGGGCATTCCTTCTAAAGGCGAATACGATATTCCTGCTGAAGTGATTTATGGCTTCCCAGTAGTTTGCGAAAACGGTGAATACAAAATGATCGAAGGTTTAGAGATCGATGCATTCTCCCGTGAGCGCATGAACCACACCTTGAATGAGTTACTCGAAGAGCAGGCTGGCGTTAAGCACTTGCTCTCATAA
- the sdhD gene encoding succinate dehydrogenase, hydrophobic membrane anchor protein, producing MPIYQIGPKRLVVGAHYGLKEWIIQRVTAIVMVVFTIVLLVDYCITGSATYEGWSALFSNQLMKLLTLLAFISLFYHAWIGIRDIWMDYIKPVSIRLTLQVLTVLYLVACAAYAVQILWKV from the coding sequence ATGCCTATTTATCAAATTGGACCAAAGCGCTTAGTTGTAGGCGCGCACTACGGCCTTAAAGAATGGATCATTCAGCGCGTTACTGCGATTGTGATGGTGGTGTTTACGATTGTTTTGTTGGTGGACTATTGCATCACTGGTAGCGCTACTTATGAAGGTTGGTCTGCTTTATTTAGCAACCAATTGATGAAGTTATTGACGCTCTTAGCATTCATCAGCTTGTTCTATCACGCTTGGATTGGTATCCGCGATATCTGGATGGATTACATCAAGCCCGTCAGCATTCGTTTAACACTCCAAGTGTTAACAGTTTTGTATCTCGTAGCCTGTGCGGCCTACGCCGTTCAAATTTTGTGGAAAGTGTAA
- a CDS encoding 3-hydroxybutyryl-CoA dehydrogenase produces the protein MSIQSVGVIGAGTMGNGIAQVCAVAGLDVVMVDINEAAVQRGLEQISKSLDRLVKKETLTVEAKEAALKRIKGSTSYTDFKGLGLVIEAATENQAIKEKILKQVDEVVSKDTIIATNTSSLSITKLAALDSNPARFIGMHFFNPPPLMALVEVIRGLQTSDATHTAIIDMAKRVGKEPITVKNSPGFVVNRILLPMINEAFFVLSEGLASPEDIDAGMKLGCNQPIGPLALADLIGLDTCLAVMEVYFENFSDSKYRPCPLLREMVAAGYLGRKTGRGVYAYDK, from the coding sequence ATGAGTATTCAATCTGTAGGCGTCATTGGTGCAGGCACTATGGGCAATGGGATTGCACAAGTATGTGCAGTGGCCGGTCTGGATGTCGTGATGGTTGATATTAATGAGGCAGCGGTGCAACGTGGACTTGAGCAAATCAGCAAGAGTTTGGATCGTCTTGTCAAAAAAGAAACGTTGACTGTTGAAGCAAAGGAAGCTGCTCTCAAACGTATTAAAGGAAGTACTTCTTATACTGACTTCAAAGGCTTGGGATTAGTGATTGAAGCTGCAACCGAGAACCAAGCAATTAAAGAAAAGATTCTCAAGCAAGTAGACGAGGTCGTGAGCAAAGACACCATCATTGCCACCAACACCTCCTCCCTATCGATTACCAAACTAGCGGCACTTGACTCAAACCCTGCCCGCTTTATTGGCATGCACTTTTTCAACCCGCCACCCTTAATGGCTTTAGTGGAAGTCATTCGTGGCTTGCAAACTAGTGACGCTACCCACACTGCCATTATTGACATGGCTAAGCGTGTTGGCAAAGAGCCGATTACTGTTAAAAATTCACCTGGCTTTGTGGTGAATCGCATTTTGCTACCAATGATCAATGAGGCTTTCTTTGTTTTATCGGAAGGTCTTGCTAGCCCAGAAGATATTGATGCTGGCATGAAGTTGGGCTGCAATCAACCGATTGGCCCACTAGCCTTAGCAGATCTCATTGGATTAGATACTTGCTTAGCGGTAATGGAAGTGTATTTTGAAAACTTCAGCGATTCCAAATACCGCCCTTGCCCATTACTTCGTGAAATGGTTGCCGCTGGATATCTCGGTCGCAAAACAGGTCGCGGCGTATACGCCTACGATAAATAA
- a CDS encoding succinate dehydrogenase iron-sulfur subunit, with translation MSDIRIFEIYRYDPDVDAAPRMQRYELELTGERMLLDALISLKKQDETISYRRSCREGVCGSDAMNINGKNGLACLTNMLTLPKVITLRPLPGLPVVRDLIVDMTLFFKQYLSIKPYLVNDNPPPEKERLQSPEEREELNGLYECILCASCSTSCPSFWWNPDKFVGPAGLLQAYRFIADSRDEDTNQRLDNLEDPYRLFRCHTIMNCVDVCPKHLNPTKAIGKIKELMVRRAV, from the coding sequence ATGAGTGATATCCGTATATTCGAAATTTACCGCTACGATCCAGATGTCGATGCTGCTCCACGCATGCAACGTTATGAGTTAGAGCTCACTGGTGAGCGTATGTTGTTGGACGCTTTGATTTCTTTGAAGAAGCAAGATGAGACGATTTCTTATCGTCGCTCATGCCGTGAGGGCGTGTGCGGTTCAGATGCTATGAACATCAACGGTAAAAATGGTTTGGCTTGTTTGACTAATATGTTGACTTTGCCTAAGGTCATTACATTGCGCCCATTGCCTGGCTTGCCAGTAGTGCGCGACTTGATCGTTGATATGACTTTGTTCTTCAAGCAATATTTGTCTATCAAGCCTTACTTGGTAAATGACAATCCTCCTCCTGAAAAAGAGCGTCTCCAGAGTCCTGAAGAGCGTGAAGAGTTGAATGGCTTGTATGAGTGCATCTTATGCGCGTCATGCTCAACTTCATGCCCATCTTTCTGGTGGAATCCAGACAAGTTCGTTGGCCCAGCTGGTTTATTGCAGGCTTATCGCTTTATTGCCGATAGCCGTGATGAGGATACCAATCAGCGCTTGGATAATTTGGAAGACCCATACCGCTTGTTCCGTTGCCACACCATTATGAATTGCGTAGATGTATGTCCTAAGCACTTGAACCCAACGAAAGCAATTGGCAAGATCAAGGAGTTGATGGTTCGTAGGGCAGTATGA
- a CDS encoding pyridoxal phosphate-dependent aminotransferase gives MKPLETPSFPSRLPYVGTTIFTVMSALAAEHQAINLGQGFPDFPCDRKLIADVNAAMLADHNQYPPMAGVAELRHGISQKISSLYSHHYDAETEITITAGGTQAIFTAILSCVGPGDEVIIIEPAFDCYRPAIDLAGGKTIAISLQVVRDESGQVASYQIPWDVLANAINPKTRLILINTPHNPTGMVWDTLDLDHLAALVRNTSALILSDEVYEHMVYDGAKHHSISSHPELAARSFLVSSFGKTYHVTGWKVGYVAAPSALTKEFRKVHQFNVFAVNTPMQYGLATYLADENHYLNLPAFYQAKRDFFRAGLSKTKFTLLPSPGSYFQCADYSALGIPQAKLNEADFCKWLTSEVGVAAIPVSAFYEQPTESGVIRFCFAKQEQTLANALQRLQNL, from the coding sequence ATGAAACCGCTAGAGACACCGTCTTTTCCAAGTCGCCTACCATACGTTGGAACCACCATCTTTACAGTGATGTCCGCTCTAGCGGCAGAGCATCAGGCGATTAATCTTGGGCAAGGTTTTCCGGACTTTCCATGCGACAGAAAACTCATTGCTGATGTGAATGCCGCCATGTTGGCAGATCACAATCAATACCCACCTATGGCTGGAGTTGCAGAACTTCGTCATGGCATTAGTCAGAAGATCAGCAGTTTATATAGCCACCACTACGATGCTGAGACTGAAATCACGATTACTGCGGGTGGTACACAGGCCATATTTACAGCCATACTGTCTTGCGTTGGTCCTGGCGATGAAGTCATCATCATCGAACCCGCCTTTGACTGCTACCGACCTGCAATAGATTTAGCTGGAGGTAAAACGATTGCCATTTCATTGCAGGTTGTACGTGATGAATCAGGACAAGTGGCTTCGTATCAAATTCCGTGGGATGTATTAGCAAATGCAATCAATCCTAAAACGCGACTCATTTTGATTAACACTCCGCATAATCCGACTGGTATGGTGTGGGATACATTAGACCTTGATCACCTAGCAGCCTTAGTTCGCAATACTTCCGCCTTGATTCTGAGCGACGAAGTCTATGAGCATATGGTCTATGACGGTGCCAAGCACCATAGTATCTCCTCCCATCCAGAGTTAGCAGCTAGGAGCTTTCTAGTTTCCAGCTTTGGCAAAACTTATCACGTCACCGGTTGGAAAGTGGGTTATGTGGCTGCGCCATCTGCGCTAACAAAAGAGTTCCGCAAGGTACATCAGTTCAATGTATTTGCCGTCAATACCCCTATGCAATATGGCTTAGCTACTTATCTTGCAGATGAAAACCATTATTTAAATCTTCCCGCCTTTTATCAAGCTAAGCGAGATTTTTTTAGGGCCGGCTTAAGTAAAACCAAATTTACATTGCTTCCTAGTCCCGGTAGTTATTTTCAATGCGCTGATTACTCCGCGCTAGGAATCCCTCAGGCTAAACTGAATGAGGCTGATTTTTGCAAATGGCTTACCAGTGAAGTTGGGGTAGCCGCCATTCCAGTTTCTGCTTTTTATGAACAACCTACCGAGTCTGGCGTCATTCGTTTTTGTTTTGCAAAGCAAGAGCAAACTCTCGCCAATGCGTTACAGCGCTTACAAAATTTATAG
- a CDS encoding glutathione binding-like protein has translation MIDVYSWPTPNGHKVHIMLEECGYRLGRDWIAHPIDIGAGDQFTPEFLKISPNNKIPAIVDPSGPDGKPINVFESGAILLYLAGKTGKFLPQSTRGKYEVLQWLMFQMGGLGPMLGQNHHFRLYAPEKIEYAINRYTNEAKRIYGVLDGQLKDNPYIAGKTYSIADIAIYPWTRNWKNQGIEINDYPHFKKWFEKIGARPAVIRGCEVLTALRKPLHDDKAREQLFGSTQYQKRK, from the coding sequence GTGATTGATGTTTACAGTTGGCCAACCCCAAATGGCCATAAGGTGCACATCATGCTCGAAGAATGTGGCTACCGCCTAGGTCGCGACTGGATTGCTCATCCGATTGATATTGGTGCCGGCGATCAATTTACGCCTGAATTCCTCAAGATTAGCCCCAACAATAAGATTCCAGCAATCGTTGACCCTAGTGGTCCAGACGGAAAACCGATCAATGTCTTTGAGTCTGGCGCCATCCTTCTCTATTTAGCCGGCAAGACTGGCAAATTCTTGCCCCAAAGCACCCGCGGTAAGTACGAGGTGCTGCAATGGCTGATGTTCCAAATGGGTGGCCTTGGCCCCATGCTTGGGCAAAACCACCACTTCAGACTCTACGCACCTGAGAAAATTGAATACGCCATTAATCGTTACACCAATGAAGCCAAACGCATCTATGGAGTATTGGATGGTCAACTGAAAGATAATCCTTATATTGCAGGCAAAACTTATTCCATTGCTGATATTGCGATTTATCCATGGACTCGTAATTGGAAAAATCAAGGCATTGAAATCAATGATTACCCGCATTTCAAAAAGTGGTTTGAAAAGATTGGTGCGCGACCAGCAGTTATACGTGGTTGTGAAGTATTAACCGCATTACGCAAACCCTTGCACGATGACAAGGCTAGAGAGCAGTTATTTGGTTCCACACAGTATCAAAAGAGGAAATAA
- a CDS encoding DUF3429 domain-containing protein, with translation MNPIPPLVRKLGYAGLIPFIGLALMVQLAPTPMNYLSAESLAGYGAVITSFMGALHWGANLHLLGKAPAGDRWEDRNAWIWGVIPALVAWLALHIYIPVGLLILASTLIIQRNIDQNTYQYYFADEAARSAFMTMRNRLTYIAAACLTWASLVILFIQA, from the coding sequence GTGAACCCCATCCCACCTTTAGTTCGCAAACTTGGCTATGCCGGTCTTATTCCATTTATTGGGCTAGCCCTCATGGTGCAATTGGCACCAACACCCATGAATTATTTAAGCGCTGAATCTTTAGCGGGTTATGGTGCCGTGATTACCTCCTTTATGGGGGCTTTGCATTGGGGCGCCAATTTACATCTTCTAGGTAAGGCGCCTGCTGGTGATCGCTGGGAAGACCGTAATGCATGGATCTGGGGTGTCATCCCCGCTTTAGTAGCTTGGTTAGCACTTCATATTTACATTCCAGTGGGCTTGCTTATTTTGGCTTCCACTCTAATCATTCAGCGCAATATTGATCAGAACACCTATCAATATTATTTTGCCGACGAAGCCGCCCGCTCTGCTTTTATGACCATGCGCAATCGCTTGACTTATATTGCAGCAGCCTGCCTTACTTGGGCATCCTTAGTTATTCTCTTTATTCAAGCCTGA
- the sdhA gene encoding succinate dehydrogenase flavoprotein subunit: MTAIKKSLPRRRFDAVIIGAGGSGMRASLQLAEAGLNVAVLTKVFPTRSHTVAAQGGIGASLGNMSEDNWHYHFYDTIKGSDWLGDQDVIEFMCREAPKVVYELEHFGMPFDRNPDGTIYQRPFGGHTANYGEKPVQRACAAADRTGHAMLHTLYQRNVRAKTNFFVEWLALDLIRDDAGDVVGVTALEMETGQVYILEAKIVMLATGGAGRIWDASTNAFINTGDGMGLAARAGIPLEDMEFWQFHPTGVAGAGVLLTEGCRGEGGILRNKDGERFMERYAPTYKDLAPRDFVSRCMDQEIKEGRGCGPNGDYVVLDLTHIGAETIMKRLPSVYEIGINFANVDVTKEPIPVVPTIHYQMGGIPTNINGQVVVPANGIHNEIVNGLYAIGECSCVSVHGANRLGTNSLLDLLVFGRAAGNHIVGLDLKNREFKPLPANAGEQTLERIAKLDNSTSGEYAQDVANDIRKCMQKYAGVFRNQELMDEGVRQMAKLTERAKHLWVKDKSEIFNTARIEALEVANLVETANATMISAAARKESRGAHSHDDHQERDDENWMKHTLWYSEGNKLSYKPVVLKPLTVESFPPKERTF, translated from the coding sequence ATGACTGCAATTAAAAAATCATTGCCACGCCGCCGTTTTGATGCGGTGATTATTGGGGCAGGTGGTTCCGGTATGCGCGCATCATTACAGTTGGCTGAAGCCGGCTTGAATGTTGCTGTATTAACTAAAGTATTCCCAACACGTTCACATACAGTTGCCGCCCAGGGTGGTATCGGTGCTTCATTAGGCAACATGAGTGAAGACAATTGGCACTATCACTTCTATGACACCATCAAGGGATCTGACTGGTTAGGTGACCAAGACGTGATCGAGTTCATGTGTCGCGAAGCTCCAAAAGTTGTTTATGAGTTAGAGCACTTTGGTATGCCATTCGACCGCAATCCAGATGGCACGATTTATCAGCGCCCCTTCGGTGGTCACACAGCAAACTATGGCGAGAAGCCAGTGCAGCGAGCTTGTGCTGCCGCTGACCGTACTGGTCATGCGATGTTGCATACCTTGTACCAACGCAACGTACGCGCCAAAACAAACTTCTTTGTTGAGTGGTTGGCCCTCGATTTAATTCGTGATGATGCAGGCGATGTTGTTGGTGTTACTGCTCTTGAAATGGAAACAGGCCAGGTCTATATTTTGGAGGCCAAGATTGTGATGTTGGCAACCGGTGGTGCAGGCCGTATTTGGGATGCATCGACCAACGCATTTATTAATACCGGCGACGGTATGGGCTTAGCAGCTCGTGCAGGTATTCCATTGGAAGATATGGAGTTCTGGCAATTCCACCCAACTGGCGTAGCTGGTGCTGGTGTGTTGTTGACAGAGGGCTGTCGCGGTGAAGGCGGTATCTTGCGTAACAAGGATGGCGAGCGCTTCATGGAACGTTATGCGCCAACCTATAAAGACTTAGCTCCACGCGATTTCGTATCCCGCTGTATGGACCAAGAAATTAAAGAAGGGCGCGGTTGCGGTCCTAACGGTGACTATGTTGTGCTCGATCTGACACACATTGGTGCCGAGACCATCATGAAGCGTTTGCCTTCTGTTTATGAGATTGGTATTAACTTTGCGAACGTTGACGTCACTAAAGAGCCGATTCCAGTAGTGCCAACGATTCACTATCAGATGGGCGGCATTCCTACGAACATCAATGGTCAAGTGGTTGTTCCAGCAAATGGAATTCATAATGAAATCGTCAATGGTTTGTATGCGATTGGTGAGTGTTCATGTGTATCCGTACACGGCGCGAATCGCTTAGGTACTAACTCACTGCTAGACCTATTGGTATTTGGTCGTGCGGCAGGTAACCATATTGTTGGCCTAGATTTGAAAAATCGCGAGTTCAAGCCGTTGCCTGCGAATGCTGGTGAGCAAACATTGGAGCGTATTGCGAAGTTGGATAACTCAACTTCAGGCGAGTATGCGCAAGATGTTGCAAACGACATTCGTAAGTGCATGCAGAAATATGCTGGTGTGTTCCGTAATCAAGAGCTGATGGATGAAGGTGTTCGTCAAATGGCTAAATTGACAGAGCGCGCTAAGCACTTATGGGTTAAGGATAAATCCGAGATTTTCAATACAGCACGTATTGAGGCTTTGGAAGTGGCTAACTTAGTCGAGACTGCAAATGCAACCATGATTTCTGCGGCTGCTCGTAAAGAGAGTCGTGGTGCGCATTCGCATGATGACCATCAAGAGCGTGACGATGAGAATTGGATGAAGCATACCCTTTGGTACAGCGAGGGAAACAAGCTTTCATACAAGCCAGTTGTCTTGAAGCCTCTCACTGTTGAGTCCTTTCCTCCTAAAGAACGTACTTTCTAA
- the yaaA gene encoding peroxide stress protein YaaA yields the protein MLIVLSPAKSLDYKTPAKVKAPTLPEFVSESAKLIADLKKLAPQDIAKLMGLSDQLAILNVGRYRDWSKKFTEENSKPAIYAFNGDVYDGFDVKTLNAKAVEFAQDHIRILSGLYGALKPLDLMQPYRLEMSTSFKNARGKDLYAFWGSRVTDSIKKVLEKQKKPVLLNLASEEYFKVLQPKELDCQVISPVFQDAKDGKYKIISFYAKRARGLMARYVVENRITDPADLKGFNLDGYKYYAAESKVDKPVFRRAERK from the coding sequence ATGCTGATCGTTCTTTCACCTGCTAAATCCTTGGATTACAAGACCCCCGCCAAGGTTAAGGCACCGACTTTGCCCGAGTTTGTCTCGGAATCAGCCAAGCTGATTGCTGATCTCAAGAAGCTAGCACCGCAAGACATTGCCAAATTGATGGGTTTATCCGATCAGCTGGCCATTCTGAATGTCGGTCGCTACCGGGATTGGTCTAAGAAATTCACAGAAGAAAACAGTAAGCCGGCGATCTATGCCTTTAATGGGGATGTCTATGATGGTTTTGACGTTAAGACGCTGAATGCCAAAGCGGTAGAGTTTGCCCAAGATCACATCCGAATTTTGTCCGGCCTTTATGGTGCGCTCAAGCCTCTGGATTTGATGCAGCCATATCGCTTAGAGATGAGCACCTCATTCAAAAACGCCAGAGGTAAGGATCTTTATGCATTCTGGGGGAGTCGCGTAACCGATTCCATCAAGAAGGTTCTAGAAAAGCAAAAGAAGCCAGTCCTTCTGAACCTGGCTTCAGAAGAGTATTTCAAGGTACTCCAGCCTAAAGAATTGGATTGCCAGGTCATTTCCCCGGTATTTCAGGATGCTAAGGATGGTAAGTACAAGATTATTTCTTTTTATGCCAAGCGAGCTCGCGGCTTGATGGCTCGCTATGTGGTTGAGAATCGCATTACGGATCCCGCTGATTTAAAGGGCTTTAATTTAGATGGTTACAAGTACTATGCCGCTGAATCAAAAGTAGATAAGCCTGTATTTAGAAGGGCAGAAAGAAAATAA